Proteins encoded in a region of the Ignavibacteriales bacterium genome:
- a CDS encoding RNA-binding protein, with protein sequence MNIFVGNLASDVKEEDLTNLFSEFGQVKEVKIIRDLFTQQSKGFGFVEMPGLADAQKAINSLNTKDVKGKKITVNEARPRRDDNKRRPGGGGGGRSSGSGGSSRRRF encoded by the coding sequence ATGAATATCTTCGTTGGAAATCTGGCAAGTGATGTTAAAGAAGAAGATTTAACAAACTTGTTTTCAGAGTTTGGTCAAGTCAAGGAAGTAAAAATTATCCGGGACTTATTTACACAGCAGTCAAAAGGATTCGGCTTTGTTGAAATGCCGGGTTTAGCTGATGCTCAAAAAGCTATCAACAGTTTAAATACAAAAGATGTCAAAGGTAAAAAAATTACCGTAAACGAAGCTCGCCCAAGACGTGATGATAACAAAAGAAGACCTGGCGGCGGCGGCGGAGGCAGATCAAGCGGCTCCGGCGGCTCAAGCAGACGTCGTTTCTAA